The Coregonus clupeaformis isolate EN_2021a chromosome 6, ASM2061545v1, whole genome shotgun sequence genome has a segment encoding these proteins:
- the napab gene encoding N-ethylmaleimide-sensitive factor attachment protein, alpha b isoform X1 produces the protein MDNSGKEKEASALMAEAEKKLKSSQSFFGALFGGSSKMEEACDLYARAANMYKMAKNWCAAGNAFSQAARLHLQLQSKHDAATNFIDAGNAFKKADPQEAINCLNRAIEIYTDMGRFTIAAKHHISIAEIFETELVDIDKAIAHYEQAADYYKGEESTSSANKCLLKVATYVAQLEQYQKAIEIYEQVGTNAMDSTLLKYSAKDYFFKAALCHFCVDMLNAKLALQKYEEMFPAFSDSRECKLVKKLLDAYEEQNVDVYTDAVKEYDTVSRLDQWLTTMLLRIKKTIQEDESDLR, from the exons ATGGACAACTCTGGAAAAGAGAAGGAAGCCTCGGCTTTGATGGCTGAGGCTGAAAAGAAACTGAAATCATCTCAGTCGTTTTTTGGGGCGTTGTTTGG AGGCTCGTCCAAGATGGAAGAGGCCTGTGATCTGTACGCCAGGGCTGCCAACATGTACAAGATGGCAAAGAACTGGTGTG CTGCAGGTAATGCGTTCTCCCAGGCGGCCCGGCTCCACCTCCAGCTCCAGAGTAAACACGACGCTGCCACTAACTTCATCGATGCTGGAAACGCCTTCAAAAAAGCTGACCCACAAG AGGCTATCAACTGTCTGAACCGAGCCATAGAGATCTACACAGACATG GGACGGTTCACCATCGCAGCCAAACATCACATCTCCATCGCAGAGATCTTTGAGACGGAGCTGGTGGACATTGATAAG GCGATAGCTCACTATGAACAGGCAGCAGACTACTACAAAGGAGAAGAGTCCACAAG CTCTGCTAACAAGTGCCTTCTGAAGGTAGCTACCTATGTAGCGCAGCTGGAGCAGTACCAGAAAGCCATAGAGATCTATGAACAG GTTGGGACCAATGCGATGGACAGCACACTGCTGAAATACAGCGCTAAAGACTACTTCTTCAAGGCAGCTCTCTGCCACTTCTGTGTGGACATGCTCAATGCCAAA CTGGCCTTGCAGAAGTATGAAGAAATGTTCCCTGCCTTCTCAGATTCTCGAGAATGTAAACTGGTAAAG AAACTTTTAGATGCGTATGAAGAACAGAATGTTGATGTATATACCGATGCA gtGAAGGAATATGACACTGTCTCCAGGTTGGACCAGTGGCTGACCACTATGCTCCTCCGCATCAAGAAGACCATACAGGAGGATGAGAGTGACCTGCGTTAA
- the napab gene encoding N-ethylmaleimide-sensitive factor attachment protein, alpha b isoform X2 — protein MRSPRRPGSTSSSRVNTTLPLTSSMLETPSKKLTHKGRFTIAAKHHISIAEIFETELVDIDKAIAHYEQAADYYKGEESTSSANKCLLKVATYVAQLEQYQKAIEIYEQVGTNAMDSTLLKYSAKDYFFKAALCHFCVDMLNAKLALQKYEEMFPAFSDSRECKLVKKLLDAYEEQNVDVYTDAVKEYDTVSRLDQWLTTMLLRIKKTIQEDESDLR, from the exons ATGCGTTCTCCCAGGCGGCCCGGCTCCACCTCCAGCTCCAGAGTAAACACGACGCTGCCACTAACTTCATCGATGCTGGAAACGCCTTCAAAAAAGCTGACCCACAAG GGACGGTTCACCATCGCAGCCAAACATCACATCTCCATCGCAGAGATCTTTGAGACGGAGCTGGTGGACATTGATAAG GCGATAGCTCACTATGAACAGGCAGCAGACTACTACAAAGGAGAAGAGTCCACAAG CTCTGCTAACAAGTGCCTTCTGAAGGTAGCTACCTATGTAGCGCAGCTGGAGCAGTACCAGAAAGCCATAGAGATCTATGAACAG GTTGGGACCAATGCGATGGACAGCACACTGCTGAAATACAGCGCTAAAGACTACTTCTTCAAGGCAGCTCTCTGCCACTTCTGTGTGGACATGCTCAATGCCAAA CTGGCCTTGCAGAAGTATGAAGAAATGTTCCCTGCCTTCTCAGATTCTCGAGAATGTAAACTGGTAAAG AAACTTTTAGATGCGTATGAAGAACAGAATGTTGATGTATATACCGATGCA gtGAAGGAATATGACACTGTCTCCAGGTTGGACCAGTGGCTGACCACTATGCTCCTCCGCATCAAGAAGACCATACAGGAGGATGAGAGTGACCTGCGTTAA